From one Colletotrichum destructivum chromosome 3, complete sequence genomic stretch:
- a CDS encoding Putative cytochrome b5-like heme/steroid binding domain, fatty acid desaturase type 1 translates to MASRTAHSSAPEKWDDGTTDYVPTRSKKRVDPKKPHISTQPITWRNWYQHVNWLNALLVLIVPMIALVYSYRVPLQWQTAVFAVVYYFATGLGITAGYHRLWSHSSFKASLPLKIYLAAMGAGAVEGSIRWWSRQHRAHHRYTDTVKDPYSVQKGLLYSHLGWMVMKQDPKRAGRTDISDLNEDSVVMWQHNHYLKCLVFMAVLFPTLVCGVGWGDWTGGFIYGGVLRYFFVQQATFSINSVAHWLGDQPFDDHNSPRDHALTALITLGEGYHNFHHEFPSDYRNAIQWYQYDPSKWIIWLWKQVGLASDLKEFRSNEIEIGRVQQIQKKLDQRRSKLDWGIPLDQLPVMEWEDFVNSAHNKGKALVSIAGVIHDFTSFVMDHPGGKALISSAVGKDATAIFNGGIYNH, encoded by the exons ATGGCATCCAGGACTGCACATAGCTCCGCGCCGGAGAAGTGGGATGATGGGACGACTGACTACGTCCCTACCCGTTCCAAGAAGAGAGTCGACCCCAAGAAACCTCACATCAGCACACAGCCCATCACTTGGAGAAACTGGTATCAGCATGTGAACTGGCTGAACGCCCTGTTAGTTCTCATCGTCCCCATGATCGCACTGGTTTACTCCTACCGGGTACCTCTTCAATGGCAGACAGCTGTGTTTGCTGTGGTCTACTACTTTGCGACGGGTCTTGGCATCACTGCAG GCTACCATCGTCTCTGGTCCCACTCCTCTTTCAAAGCTAGCCTGCCTCTCAAGATCTACCTCGCCGCGATGGGCGCCGGTGCTGTTGAGGGCTCTATACGCTGGTGGTCTCGTCAACACCGAGCCCATCACCGCTACACCGACACTGTCAAAGATCCTTACTCTGTCCAGAAAGGCCTCCTCTACAGCCATCTTGGCTGGATGGTCATGAAGCAAGACCCCAAGCGTGCTGGTCGTACCGATATCAGCGACTTGAACGAGGACTCTGTTGTCATGTGGCAGCATAACCATTACCTGAAGTGCCTCGTCTTTATGGCTGTTCTCTTTCCGACACTAGTTTGTGGTGTCGGCTGGGGAGATTGGACAGGTGGCTTCATTTACGGCGGTGTACTGCGATACTTCTTCGTCCAGCAGGCCACTTTCTCGATCAACTCGGTTGCTCATTGGCTCGGCGACCAGCCCTTTGACGACCACAACTCGCCCCGCGATCACGCCCTGACTGCTCTCATCACCCTTGGCGAAGGTTATCACAACTTCCACCACGAATTTCCTTCCGACTACCGGAACGCCATCCAATGGTACCAGTACGACCCAAGCAAATGGATCATCTGGTTATGGAAACAAGTTGGTCTCGCTTCTGACTTGAAAGAGTTCCGCTCCAACGAGATCGAGATTGGCCGCGTCCAACAAATACAGAAGAAGCTCGATCAGAGACGATCTAAGCTCGACTGGGGTATACCTCTGGACCAGCTCCCCGTTATGGAATGGGAAGATTTTGTCAACTCAGCACACAATAAAGGCAAAGCTCTTGTCTCCATCGCTGGTGTCATTCATGATTTTACCAGCTTCGTCATGGATCACCCTGGCGGCAAGGCGCTGATTAGTTCAGCCGTCGGGAAAGACGCCACTGCTATCTTCAACGGCGGCATCTACAACCACTAG
- a CDS encoding Putative carboxylesterase, type B, alpha/Beta hydrolase produces MKPSILWLLALATDVHSAAGNYSHSDSLTIRTSTGTFTGLVDPAFPNTRQWRSIPFAAPPVGSRRWLPPLKLSPSNEHQYATKYPPSCPQFVTAVESLWNLPLTKGNLIYNGGQSDSSGLVGGATSEDCLYLAVWRPTSPPPKGGFPVLFFMTGGGFVIGGIDLPWQIPTSWVERSQSAIIVTINYRVNIFGFPNARGLADGEQNLGILDQRAALEWVRDNIAAFGGDPTRITHWGRSAGSISADIHAYAYHDDPIAQAYYLESGTVSSGIVEDPTHSNFSFVAQHVGCESPCGADGCKDDGDDDGVAELDCMRRVSFAQISNFIGRYGDEGETPTLSFSPVPDDHIVFRNYEARAAAGQLARRPSLISFTANEFSSLVPWPKENLTEGPWQPPVTALNIASVCGIRNAVVSRNQLNTSEAPVYRFQYAGQFPNLNVYDWLGAYHNSETPLVFGTYGLLDHVAPTTEFQVEVSRAMQDHIMAFAEDPYQGPLKKFGWEPQIVSEAGGGSLLRFGAGGKAVQRIDGVEVDGVCEGLGEYDPFP; encoded by the coding sequence ATGAAGCCTTCCATTCTGTGGCTCCTCGCTTTGGCGACAGACGTCCACTCAGCAGCCGGCAATTATTCGCACTCGGACAGTCTTACTATTCGAACCTCGACCGGCACCTTTACAGGACTTGTCGATCCAGCATTTCCCAACACCCGGCAATGGCGCTCCATTCCGTTCGCAGCACCTCCTGTTGGGTCGCGTCGCTGGCTGCCTCCCCTGAAGCTTTCGCCTTCGAACGAGCATCAATATGCGACCAAGTACCCGCCTTCCTGTCCCCAGTTCGTGACGGCTGTTGAATCTTTGTGGAACTTGCCCTTGACCAAGGGGAACCTGATCTACAACGGCGGCCAGAGCGACTCGTCGGGTCTGGTAGGCGGAGCAACGTCCGAAGACTGCCTTTACCTGGCGGTATGGAGGCCAACGAGTCCGCCACCGAAAGGAGGATTTCCAgtcctcttcttcatgaCAGGCGGCGGTTTCGTGATTGGGGGCATTGATCTTCCATGGCAAATCCCGACGTCGTGGGTCGAGCGGTCGCAGTCagccatcatcgtcaccatcaacTACCGCGTCAACATCTTTGGCTTCCCCAACGCGCGTGGGTTGGCAGACGGCGAGCAgaacctcggcatcctcgaccaGCGAGCGGCCCTCGAATGGGTTCGCGACAACATCGCAGCCTTTGGCGGCGACCCGACCCGCATCACGCACTGGGGCCGTTCCGCGGGCTCCATCAGCGCCGACATCCACGCCTATGCATACCACGACGACCCGATTGCCCAAGCCTACTATCTGGAGTCGGGAACCGTCTCTTCCGGCATCGTTGAGGACCCCACGCACTCCAACTTCAGCTTCGTGGCGCAACACGTAGGCTGCGAGTCTCCctgcggcgccgacggctgcaaggacgacggcgacgacgacggcgtagCCGAGCTCGACTGCATGCGCCGAGTATCCTTTGCTCAGATTTCGAACTTCATCGGACGGTacggcgacgagggagagACACCCACTCTATCCTTCAGCCCGGTCCCCGACGACCACATCGTCTTCCGTAACTACGAAGCCCGCGCGGCAGCAGGCCAACTCGCGCGCCGCCCGTCCCTCATCTCCTTCACAGCGAACGAGTTCTCCTCGCTGGTCCCGTGGCCAAAGGAAAACCTGACTGAAGGCCCATGGCAGCCGCCAGTCACGGCTTTGAACATTGCATCTGTGTGCGGAATCCGCAACGCCGTCGTCAGTCGCAACCAGCTGAACACGTCCGAAGCCCCCGTCTACCGGTTCCAATACGCAGGTCAGTTTCCCAACCTGAACGTGTACGATTGGTTGGGCGCGTACCACAACAGTGAGACGCCTTTGGTGTTTGGGACGTATGGGCTGTTGGACCATGTGGCGCCTACGACGGAATTTCAGGTAGAGGTTAGCAGGGCGATGCAGGATCACATTATGGCCTTTGCGGAGGATCCGTATCAGGGGCCGCTCAAAAAGTTCGGGTGGGAGCCACAGATTGTCAGCGAGGCGGGCGGTGGGAGCTTGCTGCGTTTCGGAGCAGGTGGGAAAGCGGTGCAAAGGATCGATGGGGTTGAGGTGGACGGTGTGTGTGAGGGGTTGGGTGAGTATGATCCGTTCCCGTAG
- a CDS encoding Putative peptidase M13, metallopeptidase, catalytic domain superfamily, peptidase M13, domain 2 — translation MAPTAALDSASLLCITPACLSLAADILFNLAPNHTEFDPCTDFEKVACGGFQAKSAPTGGSAYAGTFNSDSVRAVLKHILEEPYPSESGVGFITESLSDDQITIDKANFKLMTDAYDACMNYTAVEAAGLEPLIQLVDLIVEAFPSKSPNDLITKDDDLGKVLLIFAQHSIPTFEIILPQWDDTNPNRTIITVLPAGGSLLSFDEDDDTLAKYLAIQASVLQAIHPANLTAIEASDLALKITEFEENAGSLINDSKDNPTSPRKRFTLDEVISVAPELGHDFIIKNLSPPDYVPEVLNFAPGYFGNLSALLANTTADTLQGYFVWRAATAFSSIVEADVTEKLNDLKSTFQGEDPNMIGRRPRWRQCVSHIENGVDWIELSNGLGWILGRFFVDRAYTKEARELTTALLATIKTEFVTRLADKDWLSAEVKETAEEKVRTITDKIGYPDKSPETTNPQDLANYYSDLRIGDSYFNNTVETAAWFTSKLWLWLDEPTDKAIWIFSPSIVNAFYFPEFNDIFIQAGIQQQPLYDVGYPSYINYGGMGTILGHELTHGFDNQGHNYAPDGALTNWFDESSEDAFSDRAECFAKQYSEFSVASPNGTRVYVNGNATLGENIADAGGVANSFAAWKRQQADGKTNDCDLPGLGGFTHEQLFFVKYAQNWCQISDSRALDVWLINNDPHAPGPARIKGPLDNSEDFKKAFNCPVKEPRCELW, via the exons ATGGCGCCAACTGCAGCACTCGATTCGGCCAGTCTCCTCTGCATCACACCAGCATGTCTTAGCCTTGCTGCAGACATCCTTTTCAATCTTGCCCCCAACCACACAGAATTCGACCCATGCACGGATTTTGAAAAAG TGGCATGCGGTGGCTTTCAGGCAAAGAGCGCACCAACAGGTGGCTCAGCTTATGCAGGCACGTTCAACAGTGATTCAGTTAGGGCCGTTTTGAAGCACATTTTGGAAGAGCCCTATCCCTCAGAATCCGGCGTGGGATTCATCACGGAGTCCTTGTCTGATGATCAGATCACTATTGACAAGGCCAATTTCAAGCTCATGACTGATGCCTACGATGCCTGTATGAACTACACTGCTGTTGAAGCTGCTGGGTTGGAGCCTCTGATCCAGCTCGTTGATCTCATCGTGGAGGCTTTCCCATCGAAATCGCCAAATGACTTGATCACCAAGGATGACGACTTGGGGAAAGTACTGCTCATATTCGCCCAACACTCCATTCCCACATTCGAGATCATCCTCCCCCAGTGGGATGATACAAACCCT AACAGGACTATTATCACGGTCCTGCCCGCGGGCGGATCTCTGCTCAGCTtcgatgaagatgatgacaCCCTGGCAAAATACTTGGCCATCCAGGCGTCGGTGCTACAAGCGATTCATCCAGCAAATCTCACGGCTATCGAAGCAAGCGATCTTGCTTTGAAGATCACGGAGTTCGAAGAGAATGCAGGTAGTCTGATCAATGACAGCAAGGACAATCCAACC TCTCCGCGGAAAAGGTTTACGTTGGATGAGGTGATCAGTGTGGCGCCTGAACTCGGTCACGATTTTATCATCAAGAACCTTTCTCCGCCCGATTATGTGCCCGAAGTATTGAATTTCGCCCCTGGCTACTTTGGCAACCTTTCTGCGTTGCTGGCAAACACTACTGCAGACACACTGCAGGGGTACTTCGTCTGGAGGGCAGCAACGGCATTTTccagcatcgtcgaggccgacgtcaCCGAGAAGCTCAACGACTTGAAGAGCACGTTCCAGGGCGAGGATCCGAATATGATCGGTCGTCGCCCGCGTTGGCGGCAGTGCGTGTCCCATATCGAGAACGGGGTTGACTGGATTGAACTTTCCAACGGACTCGGGTGGATTCTCGGCCGCTTTTTCGTCGACCGGGCTTACACGAAAGAAGCCCGTGAGCTTACCACGGCTCTCTTGGCCACCATCAAGACCGAGTTTGTTACTCGTCTAGCTGATAAAGACTGGCTATCGGCCGAAGTCAAGGAAActgccgaggagaaggtccGTACCATCACAGACAAGATTGGCTATCCTGACAAGTCCCCGGAAACCACCAACCCGCAAGATTTGGCCAACTATTATAGCGATCTTCGAATTGGCGACTCCTATTTCAACAACACAGTCGAAACTGCTGCCTGGTTTACTTCCAAACTGTGGTTGTGGCTCGACGAGCCTACCGATAAGGCAATATGGATCTTTAGCCCCTCGATAGTCAACGCCTTTTACTTCCCGGAATTCAACGACATCTTCATCCAAGCAGGaatccagcagcagcctctgTACGATGTTGGCTATCCATCATACATCAACTATGGCGGGATGGGAACGATACTTGGCCACGAACTGACCCACGGCTTTGACAACCAGGGCCACAACTACGCGCCTGATGGTGCCCTCACCAACTGGTTCGACGAGAGCAGCGAGGACGCTTTCAGCGATCGCGCCGAGTGCTTTGCGAAGCAGTACAGCGAGTTCTCTGTTGCGTCTCCAAACGGCACGCGCGTTTACGTCAACGGCAACGCAACGCTGGGGGAAAACATTGCCGACGCAGGCGGCGTGGCCAACTCCTTCGCAGCGTGGAAGCGCCAACAGGCCGACGGAAAAACCAACGACTGCGATctccctggccttggcggctTCACGCACGAACAGCTTTTCTTCGTGAAGTATGCTCAGAACTGGTGTCAAATCTCCGACTCTCGGGCCCTCGATGTCTGGCTCATCAACAATGATCCCCACGCGCCTGGCCCTGCACGTATCAAGGGTCCGCTAGACAACTCGGAAGATTTCAAGAAGGCCTTCAACTGCCCTGTGAAAGAGCCACGATGTGAGCTCTGGTGA